One Candidatus Nitrososphaera evergladensis SR1 genomic window, TAAAGAGGAATCTAGGAGTCATAGAGAGGTACACAGAAAGAGGTAAGCATAGGCTTCGTACTTGACGTGACAAAACAGCCAACTTGACAGGATCTACAGAGGGTCCTTCTACTACGGCAGATAGCAAACATCTTTTGAGTTTGTCGGTGCATATTTTCTCCTCTTCTCAACCGACTGTCGCTTCCAAGGCGAGGGTCGGGGCCCCGTAAAAATGTCAACGCCAAGAATAAGACAAAAAGTTCGACAATTGTCCGGTCAATTTTTACGTCTGAAAGAAGCCGGCCATTTATCAGGTTTTATCAGTTTATCAGTTTCACCCGTAAAAACCTGATGAATCCAGAAAAGTGATGACAGACTATTTTCCTAGCATTTTCATCAGTTCGTTGTCGGGGTCCTTTGCAAAGCATGCCTGGCAATTCCTGATAAATAATGGCTCATATTTTTTTGGCGGGGCCCCGTTTTGCACCTAGCTGCAAAAACGAGAGGTCAGCAATTTCCTGTATAATCATAATGCTCAGGGGCCCCTACCCACTTCTGCAAAACAAGTAGAAAGCCAGCGCTCGTCAATAAAGAAACAAAAGTCGCAGCAAAAGCATGGCTCTTGCAATCACGGTTGTTTGAGCAAGAATTCTACTGCCTCTTCGGGGCCCTTCACACAAATGTCTCCAAAATCACGCGTTCTCGCGTACGAGTGGAATATAGAAGGGCCCCGACAATTTGCTGACACCAGCAAGTTCGGACGCATCAAGACTGGACTAATTGAAGGCAGGAACAGATGTCGACAACTTTAATAATATCTAAAATTTAGCCTGTGCACCTTGAGCAATATCGAGGAATCAGTTCCAAACTTGTCCTCTCTAATGGAAGATCTGGCTATGGCAGAGCCAGCGAAAAGGCATGCAATGGTCTTGCAGTACACTTCCGACAAGACAGACCAAATGGTCTTTTTGACCGTTCTTTCAAGGAGAACTTGTCGAGCCAATCGATCTTCCTAACGGAGGCCACGGAGAGCGACACTTTCTGACAAGGGATGAGTTTGATGAAATGTTCTTGAAACTTCATCGAGATCCCCGCTGGGAAATCTGCTACATCGATTGGGATTCTGAAGGCAACAGATTAGGCTATGGGCGAGCGGTCCAAAAAAATAACGATAAACTTGATTAGATTAGCGTATGCCTAGTTCGAGCTTATTTGCATCCAAATACACTGATAGAAACTTAGGTTGTTCTTCCAAATCACTCCAGTCCTTGATATTATGTCTACAAAATGCAAGTGCGATTCCTGTTAGATTAGACTTCGTTACCCCTTATACCCCATCGTCTTTCAGAGGCTCATGATAGTCGCTATCATGGACTTTATCCTAGACCTTATCTGCGCCTTTGGAGCTACTCCTCTGAACCCGTCTAGTAATTCTCCGTTCCTGAAAATTATGACAGTCGGGACGCTCTGTACTTCAAACAAGCTCGTAATCCTTGGATTCTCGTCTACGTTCAGCCTTCCAAAGACTGTTTTGCCTGCCATCTCTGAAGCCATCTGTTCTATTGTCGGCACAAGCATTCTACACGATCCGCACCATGGAGCAAAAAAATCCACTATGAGGAGAGGATATTTTTGTAGAGCCTGTTCAAAGTTTGAGTCAGTCAGCGCAATAGGGGTGTCAATAGTCACTTCTTTGTTGTTGCCACTTCTTCCAAACTCCATCTTGTTGACTCGGGCCATCTCTCCTATCCTCAAGTCAGAGTTGCGATTATTACATTGCACGGTATTGCATGCACCATGCAATACTGATAGACCCTGCCTATTAAGTATTGCGTTATTGCCAACACAGTACAATACCTTTAATAGTGAAATGCGGCAAGGGATGCACAGATGCGAAATTCATCTCTGAGTGTAATAACAGCGGGTAATGCAACATGTAAAGATCTTCTGTCTTGTATGTATGACCTTTCTTCCTCTGATATGGCATTGCTGGCATTATTGCTTAGGGAAGCAAAACCCCAGACTTTGGATGAACTTGCCGATTCAATGGATCGAGATAGAGGCACCGCGTTCAGGTCGCTTCAGAGGCTAGTCAGCCTAGGCTTTTGTACAAAGCAGACTGTAAATCTGAAAGAGGGGGGTTACAAGCACCTCTACAGTTCTGCAGGTATTGAGCAGATTGAAAAGAATGCAGAACACCGTGTAAAAGAGATACGGTCTTCATTGAATCGCTTGATGAAAAAGTTCCGTCAAGATATCCGATATATGGCTGCTGCTACTTCTGAGCAATGACGACGATAAACAACTTTCGCCCTTCATTTGCAAACCTTTGGCAATTCTCAAAGAGAACAGCAAAAAGAAAAGAAGGAGGATGTTCAGGCTGAGAGAACTCCTTTTATTTCCTTTACCTTCTCAAGAACCATTTTCCTGACATTCATTTCCATTGTTCATTGAACTCTCTGCCATGCAGTGTACACCTACTCGATAAGAAATACCACTACAATTGAAACACGAAGGTACAACAAATGGGTAAGATTAACGGAGAAAATGTTGCAGGTGCTGCATTTCTACTATTTGCCAGTGTCTTCTTGGCAGCCGGAATGGTAAATCCTATAATTGCTTCAGTTGCAGTCGTCTTTTACTTCCTTGCTGCGGCGGGGGTTGCGCTAGTGTTTTTGGGGTATAGGACGCATCGCAATGAAATCTTGTCGTCTGGAACAACAGCCGTTCAACAACAACATCACTGAATTTCACTCCTTCCCTGCTCTAATTCTCCTTTATTTGCCATGCACTGTGTACCTGCTGCTTTAATGCAATGACTCTTCTAACATCCTCACTCCAAACTACAGTCGAGATCCTTGGCTCATCTCCGCCCTGCGTTCATATCGGCATATGCTACTCTGTTGATGGTGGAGGTGAGCCATGACTGTTGTCGATAACGCGAATACTTGGCGGACTTGTCAAATGCATCTCTCTAGTGCATCTCTGATTTCTATCCTGTTTTCTGTATCATAAGTGCGACTTTTGCATCAAGTCTCCAATGCTTCCAATCTACAGCAGTGATAGTCACAATACTGCTAACGTTCTTTCTCTGATAGAATAAAAAGATCTTATTGCCAAAAAAGCATACACATATGTCCAGAGATATCAAAAGCAATAGAATAAGAAGGATTCTTGTTCCTGTAGATGGGTCTGAAAATGCATTTCGTGCGACTTCTTTTGCCATCGACCTTGCCAAAAAATATGGTGCAGAGTTGGTAGTGATATACGCACTTCAACTGAATCAGAGCCTCTCTTACCTTGGCACCTATGGTATGCCTACGCCTCAACATATTGCAGATATGATACAGGCTGCAAAGAAGGAAGCTGATCCTTGGTTTGACCGTATCAAGAAGGAAGCCGACGCCTCTACCGTAAAAGTGAAGAGTGAGGTTATCGAAGCACCGTTATCCATTGTTGGCGATATTGTAACGTATGCGGAAAATAACCAATTTGATATCATCGTGGTAGGAAGCAGAGGACGGACAGGTTTCAAGAAAATTTTGCTCGGCAGCATTGCATCGGGCATTGTGACCTATGCCCATTGTCCCGTCCTAGTGACAAAATAGTTGAACTCATTCTTTTCATCTCTTTGGAAAAGTGTTGACGGCCAGTCGTACCCGTCATATTGCTATTTCTGCATACTCTTCTTCTTTTCCTTCGCGTGCAAGAGTTCTCCGAGCTCTCTGCCAATTGTCTCAAAAAACTGTTTCATTTCTGGTTTGATGTTGGCCTGCGTTCTGGACTTCTCCTCACCTTCTATCTTCTTCTCTTCCCACACTACCGTTGCGGAGCTGTGCGGCCTAAGAATTTCAAGTCCATATGTTACAAGTTTCTTCTCGATATACTCGGCCGCACTTCCCGCCATTACGTCGTCAAGCCGCGTGTCAAAAGCAAAGCCATACTTGCCTTTTAAATCCAAGGCTCTCAATCGCTCCAGGAATTGCTTTATTGGCTTTGAGGCGGTAACGAATTGAGTTGGTGCGCCTATTGCAATGAAGTCATAATTGGCGATCTTGGCAATGCTAGTATCCGTTATATTGGCGCAGTCTGCCTCGATGCCTGCTTCTCGCAACCCCTTTACAAGGGAGTTGCCTACCTTCTCGGTATTCCCAAAGAGTGTGTCAAAAAGGATTATTGCTTTCGTGCCTCTCTCACACCTTCTCCTAGTCTTTCTTGTAACTGATGCCGTTTTCACTAGCTTTCGTGCTACCCTGCCTCTGTGCTCTGCTATCTATCACTGTGATTATGGCTCCCACTATGAGAGCGATAATTCCAGCCGCAGCCAGGCCTCCTCCTGCGATTACCATGCCCAGTCCACCCTCTTCTCCTGCTATTGCATTGATATTGGGTTTTCCATCAGATCCCACAAATGACATATATCCAAATGCTCCACTGACACTGACTGGCTGGGTCCCGAGGTTTGACACGGTGACGGTATAGATCCCTGCTATTTGCGGATTGAAGCTGTTAAAGAAAGATTCTCCAAATTCATGGCTGCTTACCACCTTCCCAGTGGGATCCGTTATCGTCTCTTTCAGCCTTATGTCTGAAAATGCCTGTTGTTGCTGTCCCGACTTGTCTATTCCAATTGCCAGGGAAAGCGGTTTACCAAGTTGATTTACATTGGCCCTCGCGTCCACGGATCTTCCTGGCTCTATAGTCGTCTTTGCCACTATCGTATTCTCCTTAAGAAAAGAGCCAGCAAAGGAAATGCCCCATACTACAGATATTGTTATTCCTGTCACTAACAAGACGACACCAGAAATGAGTACAATATGTCCTCTTTTCATTTTCTAGAAATCACTCCCTCAGATATTTGGCAGTACTTTGTGTACTTCTATTGTCATCGTTTGTAGTTTTTATCACGATAGTTTTTGCAGCTCGGCTCAACAATCTCTGCCTTTTGTCATTTGTAAATATCCATCCGAAGAAAACATCTATTGGCAGAAGAAATGCTTTTCCAAAGCTAGAGATTGCGATGCTTGTCGTATCTGCTTGATTGCCTTCCAGGTTTGTTGTCCTGATGTGCAAAAGCATCTTTCCTATCGATCGACCCTCGTGTCTTGATTCCATGTATGTCCAATACGCAAAAAACACCAGACTGCTTATGGCAAAGCTAAAAGGCCCACCAAAGCCGCCGTTCCACCACCATTCCCCACCGATATACGGTAGTGATGAAGTCATCATCCCTCTTGTCATCATGATCATTCCTGGATTCGTAAATCCATAAAGCCACATTGGCATTGATAGCAAGCCAAACAGTACTGCTAGAGCGACATTTACCACCATGAAATCAACAAGCCACGCCCAGAATCTTGTACTCCACTTTGCCAAAATTATCTCTGGATTCTGCGTAGGGGGCCGATCGCCACCGGCAGCGCCATTAGGTTGATTCTTTGGATTCATGGACATGAATGTATGTGTCTTTCCACTTTATCATATTAGAATACATGGATTTCACTGCAATGCACTGCAGACTTGATGTGGTATCTTAAGTCGAACTCCTCAAGGTTTGTGTGGATGCTCTGGTGGAATGAACGTCCCAGTATCAAATCTCTGCATAACCTTTTCAATTATGTCTTGCTCTGTCTGGCAGCCTTTGAGGCAGTCCAAAAGATAGAGTCCCAATTCTGTTAGCCGAGCCTTACTGAACAGAAATTCCTGGAAATAAACGTCTCCTGCAATGGCAAACAAAGCCTCGGTACTATATTCACCAAGCTCAGGACTGGACTCTTTTGCCTTGTTCAGCTCTATTACGCCGTTAACCATGGCATGGTTGACATCCTTCCTAGTCAGACCGTATTCAAACAGTTCAAGAACCGAGAGGCTGGCAATGTCCAGAACTGTTACTATCCTCACTATAATTGGATCTCTCAGAAGTCTCTTTAGCTCTTGTGTGTCAACTTGCTTCTTTTGTGTTTTCTTACTCACAGGCGTACCCTCAGATCGTGATTGAAAATTATAAACGTCATGCATTACACTGCATTGCAGAATTGGGCCCATCTCCACCGATCGACGGCGTAGATATGCCGATAATTGCAGCGGCAGAGATGGACACACAGCCCGCTTCTTTTTCGAACTATCAATACCGTCCGCGTTTTTTGCTATATTGACTAGGTGTACACTGCATCGCAAAAATCAAGCTGTTGTGACAAGTTCGAGTCAATATGGAAGCCCGGATCAAACATCGGAGCATCGAATAGGCAGGTATTTGCTGTTTGACAGTCAGGCGCCCTGCATGAGAAAGTCGCTCATCGTTAATTTTACAAGGTCGGTCACACGTAGGGTATTGCAGTGGCAGAAAGTGTGGCTATTGTTTCTTTTATCAGAATTCACTGCACGGCACTGTACTCTCTCTTCTTAATTATGAACTGGTCAAAATTACTCACAGATATGTCAGAAACAAAGTTAGTTGCTCTCGAAGATGTTAGGAGCCAATTTACAAAGCTAAGAGAAACATATGAAAAGGTACTTCCGAAGGTGGACCCTGCCCTTCTCAATGACTTTTTGGAAAGAGAAGGTGTAACCAGCGACCCAAAATCCTACACAATCGAAGTATTTACAAGGGAAGGCGTCGACGTAGAGACAGCTCGTCAATACATCCTTGCTAAAACAGGCATGGCTCCGGCCATTTTTGACAATGGCACACACTACGTTACCAATCAGAAGCTGACCTTGGAGATGCTCAAGGAGATATCTGACTCGGAAGACGTGGTAGAAGTCAGAGGAAACTATTGTGGCGGATTGGGAATGAAAGGCGCTTATTTTGAGAGGCGGTCATAATCGGGTTTTATTCCCTTCCTCCCGACCCCCACCCTTTTCTTTCGTCTTTTCTCCAAAAATCTACTTCCGTCGAACATCAATGAAAAGACTCTCCCCTTTTTCACGCTCGGAGTTGTGCAACGTTTTTAGTCGTTGATCAATTGTACAATGCGTGGCAGTGCAATCCCTCCCCTTGTAGTCAACGAGCCCCTCTTGTGAGGTATGGACAATGCAATCCAGATGGAGACTAGAACGACATTATGAAAGGTCTTGCTTATTTGTGGCATCATTGCTCCTCCACTTTACGCTGGTACTGACATACTCGCGGGAACTCTATATCCTGACTACAGCTTCACTGATCAAGCTGTAAGCGAGCTGTTTGCAATCGACGCTGCGACAAGCGGCCTTGTAGTTTCACTTTTCACTGTATATTCTCTCCTTATGTTCACATTTGCGTTAGGCGTTTGGCTCTCGACTGGTCGGAATCGCGCTCGCCGGCACATGCTGGCTTTTATGCTGATTGCAAACGCGGTCAACGGGCTGGTGTTGTGGAATTTCTTCCCACTGCACATGCGTGGCGCCGAGATGACGTTCACCGATACAATGCATGTGATTCTCGCAGCAATGGGCGGCATCTTTGGTTCGCTGGCCATAGGATTTGGGGCAGTTACATTTGGAAAGCGGTTCCTGTTCTACTCTGTAGCGGCAGTCGTGATGCTCTTTGCGCCTACCATTCTGGCATTCTCGTTCGTACCGCAAGTAGCCGCAAACTTCTCCGTGGTTAGGGCTCTTGGAGCGTATCGCATTTGCGGGCTATATGCAATGGCAGATAGTACTATCTGTCGTTCTTTTGCGCGAGAAGAGTGGTCGTCCACAACCTCGTATAGGGGGACTTCCAAAGAGGCCCAATGAGGAGGCAATCTCCCTTCTTTTGTGCGGGAGTTGTACGCATAATGCAAGCAGTGATCAGAAAAAATGAGGGCACGTCTCCGCTGTTTTAATCAGAACTTGTTCGCTTCTTCACCCAAGAAGCTAGATGAAACGCAGCAGCAATTGCAATATTGGACAGCATATCTTCGTTTTCATAGTATTCCCCTACAGCAACTCGTAATATCTAGTGCACTATCATAACCGGACAAGGTGCTCTTTCGCTGACCCCTCTTGAAACACTGCCAAGAGTCTTCAGCTTTGATACCCCGCTCAACCCTACATTACCAATGACAATGAGATCTACATTTTCACTTGCCGCCTGCTCTACTATCTTGTTCGCGACAGGATCACCAATTATTACAACTGTCCTAACTGTCGTGCCCCTGTTTTCTAAGAAGGTTTCAATTTCTTTCTTTTTCTTTTCCAGCATTTCTGCCGCATGAACTTTCATCTCTGCATACAGTCGCCTAACGTATTCTGACAATGGAATATGCTCGCCTTTACTTGTGCTCATTGGCCGTTCAATGAAAACCGGAGATGCGGGAATTTCGGGCACGACATGCAGAAGAATAATCTCACAGCCAGCAACGTCATCATCAGCATAGCTGTTACGTGAAATGGCCTTGGCAAGATCCATCGCATATCTGGTAGCCTTGTCTGCTGGTTTTGAGCCATCGTATGGCACAAGAATTTTCTTGAACATATTCTCTTAGCAGAAGGGTGCGAGTGCATCATTAAAAAGATTACATTGGCATTTCTGCGTATATGCTTCTCCTGCTTCGCAATCTATTCTTCGCAGGTCTATTTCGATTCGAAGAGTACACGCACTGCGCTGCAGTGCAGTCCATTTCTTGAAATAGTATGTGTGTGCTTACAGCACAGTATGACCCAGACCATGCTTTCTGCAAGGCTCCATGAGTATCAAAAACCCTTGATAGTGGAAAACGTCAAAGTTCCAAATGCGCTAGGAGAAGGCGTAGTAGTAAAAGTTGGTGGCGCAGGATTGTGCCATAGTGACCTGCACTTGATAAATGGCGAATGGAAGAATGCCATACCTCTTGCACTGCCAAAGACACCGGGGCACGAAGTTGCAGGCTGGGTAGAGGAGATGGGCAACTTGGTCCCCAAGGGAATGTTTGAGAGAGGCGATCTAGTTGCAGTGTTTGGCGGCTGGGGATGTGGTTCCTGCCTCGCATGTAAAAGGGGTGACGAGCAGATGTGCCTCATTGCAAAATGGCCAGGGTTGTCGCAACACGATGGAGGCTACTCGCAGTACATCGCAGTGCCTTCGTACAGATTTTTAATAAAAGTGGAGGGTTCAAGGCTGAGACCTGAAGAGATTGCACCGCTGACAGATGCAGGTCTTACTCCGTACCGCGCAATCAGAAGATTTCGCCACGTACTTGTGCCTGGAACTGCAATTGCGGTAATAGGTATTGGAGGGCTAGGCTCGTACGGGATCCAGTATGCCAAGATGCTTGCGCCAAATTCAACCACAATAGCCGTCGACAGAAGTGACAAAAAACTAAGGTTCGCAAAAAATCTTGGAGCAGAGCACGCAATCAAGTTGTCAGAAAACACGAGAAAAGAAGTGATGGAGATAACTCAAGGCCGCGGGGTTGATGTCGTTGTCGATTGCGTAGGTGCAGAAAATACTATTTCTGCCTCCGTGGCTCTTCTTGCAAAGGGCGGCGCGCTTACGCTAGTCGGCCTTTTTGGTACTAAAATATGTGCGCCATTGATGTCTACCGTAATAAACGAATATCAGATAACTGGCTCGCTATGGGGAAACTATAACGAGCTTCGTGAAGTTATAGAGCTGGCAAAGCAGGGCAAAGTAAAGCATACGATTCAGACATTCAAGCTTGAGGACATCAACAATGCGATAAACCTGCTGAGGAACGGGCAAATAACAGGAAGGGCGGTCATCACGCCTAACCAGTAAGGCCCAAGCCTTTTATCACAAGGTCCCAAGGTGTTAATATCATGCCATCTGCAAAAAGACACGACGTTCCGATATCTGAGAAGAAATGCGCCATAGAGCCTGCGGCGCCCTTTGGATCTACGCGTATTCCCTTGATCGCGCCAAGGCCGCTTAGCTTCATGGTTGCAAGCACCTCAAAGCCCCTGCGTAACACAAGTTCTCTTGTTTGAGAGCGGAGCAGGTATGCAAGAAACTTTCTGTCGTTGATTACATACGGATGAATATCCTGCTCGAGAAAGACAAGGTTTCGTACGCCCTTTTCCACCATGAAGGAAAGTGCATCCAATACGCTTGCATCCTTATCAATGGTTAGGAGTGGAGACGCAAGCTTTTGTACCTCAACCTTTAGTCCCTTGGCATGATCTATCAAGTCCCTGAGAGACAGTGAAGCAACAATTCTGTCGTTGGATGCCACTGGCATGAATGCAAACTTTGTCTCCCTGAAAACCTGTAACGCCTTTCCAAGTGGGTCATTTTCCTGCAATGGACGCTCAAGAGCTTCCATTATTTCCGAGACTTCGCCGTCAAGCCACCTTTCCCTTGTTTTTAGAATGTGGCTTACAAGGGCGTATCCGCCTATTCTGCCTACAAGCTTCTTCTTGTTTTCTTCAATCATGACCAGACCATCAACGTAGATCTGAGGACCTGTGGCTAGAAAGGTGGCGGCCTGAAGCACAGAGTCCGAAGGGTTTACGTACAGTAACGGCCTTTGAAAAATATGAGGCGCTACCTCCTTTATGGAGATATCTTGCAATCCGAACTCCTCTGATTACTCTGCAACAGCGTATCCTAGCAGTTCTAGAATCCTCTTTGCAGATCTTTCGCCAATGTCAAGCTGTTTGGAAATTTCCTGTATTGAAAGGCCGGACTCGTACATCCTTGCGAGTCGCTTGAGCATCCAAGGATCAACATTGACAACTTTATTTTCTCTAGCCATCGTATCTATCGTAAATAGATACAATGATCAAAGGGATAAAGTACAAGACTTCAGTGCGTGGCAGTGCACTTGAAAGAAAAAATGCGGTGTCGTCGTAGTACGCAAAATCGAAATCCCAACAAAAGTGGTGCAATTGCGGCCCTGGCTGAAATTAGAATAACCAGCCCTGCGTAATGAAAAGATCATAGTTTAGCCGCGCTGCAATGTCCATTATCATCATCCCCACCGTAATTGTCTACGATAAATTCTAGTGCGATGTTCTAATCTTTGCCGTTACGGCAGGGCAAGCGATATTTTCTCTTAAGGACCTCATAGGCCACAGCTCCTGAGACTGCTGCCCCTGTGCCTGCCACCACAGTGACTAAATCAAACTGAGTGAGCATTGCAATCGAAGTTACTATGCCAATACCAGCAAGCACTGGAAATTTCCCTATGCTCCAAGGTGAACGAAAAGGCCTTTTCATCTCCGGTTGTTTGTACCTGAGCCGTATCAGTGAAAGATTGACAAACACATAGACCATGAATATTCCAAACACTGCAACCTTGGCGACTGCGTCTATTCTTCCCGAAGATGTCGCCATGACTCCTATTGTAAGCACCATGATGGTGATTATGGCACGGAATGGTGTCTTGGTCCTTGGATGAATTTCAGACAGCGAGGAGGGAAGTGCATTGTCAGTTGCCATTCCGAACAGGATGCGTGACCCCGATATGAGCATCATTAGTACTGTGTTACTTGTAGCAAAAAGCGCTATTGACGACAGGATGACAGTTCCTGCCTTGCCAAACACCTTCTCCGCGGCAAACGTGAGAGGAGCATTTGTCGACGAAAGTCCTTCCCACCCTACAATTGCAACTGCTGATACTGCTACTAGTATGTAGATGCCAGTCGTAATTGCTATGGATACTACAAGCGCAATTGGAATGGCTTTGCGCGCATTCTTGGTTTCTTCTGATATGTTTGCCAAGTTTTCAAATCCAAAATAGGCAAAGAACGCAAGGCCTGCAGCGCTCACTATGGCAGCAAGAGCGAGTGGAAACGAAGAGGAGGGGGACGAAGAAGTTACTTCCGGTGGCATTTCAAAATAGTCCGTTGCCGCAGGAGAGGCTAGAAACAGGCCGGCGCATATGATTATGGCGAGACCTGCAATCTCTATTAGGGCAAATGTGGTGTTCATCCACATCGATTCGCGAATTCCAACAAAGTTTACGCCAGAAAGCACAGCAACAAGCAATATTGCAGAGACAGACCGGTCAAGTCCTGGCAAAAGGGCGTCAAGATAACTGGAAAAGCCAATTGCTACTGCGGCTGCAGACACTACTGCAACAAATACTATGAGCCATCCGGAGACAAATGCCAACAAATTGTTGCCAAAAGCATTCTTGACAAACACATACTCTGCTGCGCTCTTTGGAAAAATTGAAGTCATCTCTGCATAGCTAAGCCCGGTAAAGGTGGCAATCGCCGCGGCCAAAGCAAACGAGATCCACATTGCATTGCCTGCGATGCCTGCGACATCGCCTATCAGAACATATATTCCAGCACCAAGGATTAGGCCAGTGCCATACATTATCGCCTGAAAAAGGCTTATACTCTGCTTCAGGCGCAAGTCGCTAGTCTTTTTCAATTCGATCCCTGTCATTTGGTGATCAGGACAGAAATCTTGGAGCTGTGCACTACGGCATTTGAAACGCTTCCAAGGAAAAGTTCCTTGACGCCTCCGAGTCCCCTGCTGCCCATGACTATCAAGTCTGCATTCATTGCCTTTGCTGCATTTAGTATCGCTTTGGCAGGACTGCCCTCTCTGAGAAGGATATCAGCCTTGATTCCGTGTAACTCGACCTCGCGTTGTTGTTCCGCAAGAAAGGCCTTTGCATCTCTTCTGTAGAAGAGCAGGATCTCTGGGGTAAGCTTCTTTCCAAAGCCAACAGTCCTTGGAATCTGAAGAACGTGTATGATTGTAAGGGAGCCATTGGATGCCTTGACAATCTTTATGGCTGACTCTAACGCCTTTCTCGCACACTCTGATCCATCCGTCGCGACAAGCACCTTTGAATACACTTCTTTTCTCATCTGCCACCCTGCGGTTGGTATATCTCACTCAGCATGAATTCCGAAAGCCTTTCGTAGATTGGCCTATACTCGATGAGCACGCTGTCACCTATTGTGCTTGATACCAATTCTTGGCTCTTTAATATGGCACGGAAAATATCCTTGTCAGTTACAATGCCAACCATCTTGCCCTTTTCAACGACGGGCAATCTACGAATATTTTTGGACTGCATCGTCTGTAGGGCATCCTTTAACGACATCATCGTATCAGCCGTTACGACTGGCTTTTTCATCACGCTTTTTGCAGCCGCTGCGAATGATGTTTTGGGAGAACCTACAAGCCGAACTATGTCGCGCTCTGTGATTATGCC contains:
- a CDS encoding universal stress protein, encoding MRKEVYSKVLVATDGSECARKALESAIKIVKASNGSLTIIHVLQIPRTVGFGKKLTPEILLFYRRDAKAFLAEQQREVELHGIKADILLREGSPAKAILNAAKAMNADLIVMGSRGLGGVKELFLGSVSNAVVHSSKISVLITK
- a CDS encoding cyclic nucleotide-binding/CBS domain-containing protein; the encoded protein is MSIETIPISSIMTKEVRTAGEGQTLRTVVEIMDKNDIGSVVIVDNKGSPSGIITERDIVRLVGSPKTSFAAAAKSVMKKPVVTADTMMSLKDALQTMQSKNIRRLPVVEKGKMVGIVTDKDIFRAILKSQELVSSTIGDSVLIEYRPIYERLSEFMLSEIYQPQGGR